Proteins encoded by one window of Selenihalanaerobacter shriftii:
- a CDS encoding M42 family metallopeptidase, with the protein MKEIIKDLVKTYGPSGHETKVAELIKSQIEDNIDEIRMDNMGNLIAVKKGESDKKVMLAAHMDQIGLIVTHIDENGFIRFSNVGGVSPYVLLGERVIFANGVEGTIGKEKLDSIKELKLSKMYIDVGLDSEEKVKEKIKIGDVATYNRGFSDLGDRVVAQALDDRAGCAVLIETIKELDEVENDTYFVFTVQEEVGIRGAQTSAFGIDPDIGIAVDVTATGDTPEARTMAVSLGEGPAIKIKDRSVITHPKVKDLMVKVAEQEEIPYQFEVLEFGGTDAGSIHLTREGVPTGVLSIPARYIHTPSEMVDYGDLEHSVKLLSGILQEKID; encoded by the coding sequence TTGAAAGAGATTATTAAAGATTTAGTAAAGACTTATGGACCATCGGGACATGAAACTAAAGTAGCTGAATTAATTAAAAGTCAAATTGAGGATAATATAGATGAAATCAGAATGGATAATATGGGAAACTTAATAGCAGTAAAAAAAGGTGAAAGTGATAAAAAGGTAATGCTTGCTGCGCATATGGATCAAATAGGGTTGATAGTAACTCATATTGATGAGAATGGATTTATTAGGTTTTCAAATGTTGGCGGAGTTTCTCCTTATGTATTATTAGGAGAAAGAGTAATCTTTGCTAATGGTGTAGAAGGAACTATAGGTAAAGAGAAGCTAGATAGTATTAAAGAACTTAAATTAAGTAAGATGTATATAGATGTAGGGTTAGATAGTGAAGAGAAAGTTAAAGAGAAGATAAAGATTGGTGATGTGGCAACATATAATCGAGGATTTTCTGATTTAGGAGATAGAGTTGTTGCTCAAGCTTTAGATGACAGAGCTGGTTGTGCGGTTTTAATAGAAACGATTAAAGAGTTAGATGAAGTGGAGAATGATACTTATTTTGTTTTTACTGTGCAAGAAGAGGTAGGAATTAGAGGAGCACAGACTTCTGCTTTTGGAATTGATCCAGATATAGGAATTGCAGTAGATGTAACAGCTACAGGTGACACTCCAGAGGCTCGGACTATGGCTGTCTCTTTAGGAGAAGGCCCAGCAATCAAGATTAAAGATCGTTCTGTGATTACTCATCCTAAGGTTAAAGATTTAATGGTCAAGGTGGCAGAACAAGAAGAGATTCCATATCAATTTGAAGTATTAGAATTTGGTGGAACAGATGCGGGAAGTATTCATTTAACTAGAGAAGGTGTTCCAACAGGTGTCTTATCGATTCCAGCAAGATATATACATACTCCTAGTGAAATGGTTGATTATGGTGATTTAGAGCATAGTGTTAAATTATTGAGTGGTATCTTACAAGA
- a CDS encoding M42 family metallopeptidase — protein MLLDKLSEAVGVSGAEYEIRDLIKEEVKDYVNEIKTDSLGNLIVYKDGDSSLPTLLLSAHMDEIGLMITKIEKNGLLSFKPVGAVDKRVLISKKVVVGKDKVPGIIGAKAIHLQKSSERKRPLKIKQLYIDIGANDQKTAKKLVNLGDTATFATKFSELGEKTVKGKAFDDRVGCSILVELLKKDYDFPFYGVFAVQEEVGLRGAGVAAYDIEPDLAIILEGTTASDVPESKEHAYSTTVGKGPALTMMDMTIIPNKELLQGIIKTADENQIDYQFRRSTSAGTDAGKVHLLKEGIPTVVISLPVRYIHSPISLLNLDDYQAAKGLVDKFCEKIAQGGFSIERDY, from the coding sequence ATGCTTTTAGATAAATTATCTGAAGCAGTTGGAGTTTCAGGAGCTGAATATGAAATTCGTGATTTAATTAAAGAAGAAGTGAAGGATTATGTTAATGAGATTAAGACTGATTCTTTAGGTAATTTGATTGTCTATAAAGATGGAGATTCTTCATTACCTACTTTATTACTATCAGCGCATATGGATGAGATTGGTTTGATGATCACTAAAATAGAAAAAAATGGATTATTAAGCTTTAAACCTGTAGGTGCTGTAGATAAGCGAGTATTAATTTCTAAAAAAGTAGTTGTGGGTAAAGATAAAGTTCCAGGAATAATAGGAGCTAAGGCTATTCATCTTCAAAAGTCTAGTGAGCGCAAAAGGCCGCTTAAAATAAAACAGTTATATATTGATATTGGTGCTAATGATCAAAAAACTGCCAAAAAACTAGTTAATCTTGGGGATACAGCTACATTTGCTACTAAGTTTTCTGAATTAGGAGAAAAGACAGTAAAAGGTAAAGCTTTTGACGACCGAGTGGGTTGTTCTATTTTAGTGGAGTTACTGAAGAAAGATTATGATTTTCCATTTTATGGAGTTTTTGCGGTTCAAGAAGAGGTTGGTTTAAGGGGAGCTGGAGTAGCAGCTTATGATATTGAACCGGATTTAGCAATTATTTTAGAAGGAACAACTGCGTCTGATGTGCCGGAGAGTAAAGAACATGCTTATTCTACCACAGTAGGTAAAGGTCCTGCTTTAACTATGATGGATATGACTATAATTCCTAATAAAGAATTATTACAAGGTATTATTAAAACAGCTGATGAGAATCAAATAGATTATCAGTTTAGACGTTCTACATCTGCAGGTACTGATGCAGGTAAAGTCCATTTATTAAAAGAAGGAATTCCGACAGTAGTTATATCTCTACCTGTCCGCTATATTCATTCACCAATTTCTTTATTAAATTTAGATGACTATCAAGCAGCTAAGGGTTTAGTAGATAAGTTTTGTGAAAAAATAGCGCAAGGAGGTTTTAGTATTGAAAGAGATTATTAA
- a CDS encoding 4Fe-4S dicluster domain-containing protein: protein MEKIIHVDLDKCMTCHTCEIECATAHSDSKNLLAAIQEDPLPQQRISVEYVKGANILWQCRHCEDAPCETICPTGAIGRENSESPVVVDDDKCLGCKMCIKVGCPYGILKEDNAGGVVTKCDFCIEDGETEPSCVSGCPTNAMKFISVEELSEEEKEESGNVIYKRVSTQ from the coding sequence ATGGAAAAGATAATTCATGTTGACTTAGATAAATGCATGACATGTCATACATGTGAGATAGAGTGCGCTACTGCACACTCTGACTCGAAAAATCTGTTGGCAGCTATTCAAGAAGACCCTCTACCACAGCAAAGGATAAGTGTAGAATACGTAAAAGGAGCTAATATTCTTTGGCAGTGTCGACATTGTGAAGATGCTCCTTGTGAGACTATTTGTCCTACAGGCGCTATAGGTAGAGAAAATTCCGAATCTCCAGTTGTGGTAGACGATGATAAATGTTTAGGTTGTAAGATGTGTATCAAAGTTGGATGTCCTTATGGAATCTTGAAAGAAGATAATGCAGGCGGTGTTGTGACGAAATGTGACTTCTGTATAGAAGATGGGGAAACAGAACCATCGTGTGTATCAGGATGTCCTACAAATGCAATGAAGTTCATAAGTGTAGAAGAACTTTCTGAAGAGGAAAAAGAAGAATCTGGAAATGTGATTTATAAAAGAGTGAGTACACAATAA
- a CDS encoding DUF4899 domain-containing protein produces MDSKLQVIQANSNLDEVEAKLALDLAEGDVNQALNMVEYVAKPFFTLQIKFQGEHSRKIYGLINFIADGKNGELLNLNVVTTYNREVLNIGIEVSNKAFNQTIEEIKEEGSNSYDTEIRQAFYNKLHSADIFELFTEVKKEKTRNVKAAIEEVLDGIFDKGIKVYVADNLMTKAQIQQLTELTIESNSRDEVEENEQETGLSIYLKCAPIISAVHGTKVEDLQEGDEILVKIVDTREIGAYLANLISTNGKYISTGVITQIYFNEESKRYTLMVEFGPKIYGKLLIDGEVKLALAEELLEEQENDNKPEERLSLNVDSLGPLLVLFLMLIILIIVLLQVI; encoded by the coding sequence ATGGATTCTAAATTACAGGTCATTCAAGCAAATAGCAATCTTGATGAAGTGGAAGCAAAGTTGGCTTTAGATTTAGCTGAAGGTGATGTTAATCAGGCTTTAAATATGGTGGAGTATGTAGCAAAACCTTTCTTTACTTTGCAAATTAAATTTCAAGGAGAACATTCAAGAAAAATTTATGGTTTAATAAATTTTATAGCTGATGGGAAAAATGGTGAACTTTTAAATTTAAACGTTGTTACTACATATAATCGAGAGGTTTTAAATATCGGGATAGAAGTTAGCAATAAAGCATTTAATCAAACTATTGAAGAAATTAAAGAAGAAGGTAGTAATTCTTACGATACTGAAATTAGGCAAGCATTTTATAATAAACTCCATTCAGCAGATATTTTTGAATTATTTACTGAAGTTAAGAAAGAGAAGACTAGAAATGTTAAAGCTGCTATTGAAGAAGTTTTGGATGGGATTTTTGATAAAGGAATTAAAGTTTATGTAGCTGATAATTTGATGACTAAAGCCCAAATACAACAGTTGACGGAACTTACTATTGAAAGTAATTCAAGAGATGAAGTAGAGGAAAATGAACAGGAAACGGGATTATCGATTTATCTTAAATGTGCTCCTATTATTTCTGCAGTTCATGGTACTAAAGTTGAGGATTTACAAGAAGGTGATGAAATTTTAGTTAAGATTGTAGATACAAGAGAAATAGGGGCTTATTTAGCTAATTTGATTAGTACTAATGGGAAATATATATCTACAGGGGTTATTACACAGATTTACTTTAATGAAGAGTCTAAAAGATATACTTTAATGGTCGAGTTTGGGCCTAAAATTTATGGTAAGCTATTAATTGATGGTGAAGTTAAGTTAGCTTTAGCTGAGGAATTGTTAGAAGAGCAAGAGAATGATAATAAGCCAGAAGAAAGATTAAGTTTAAATGTTGATTCTTTAGGGCCATTATTAGTTTTATTTTTAATGTTAATAATTTTAATTATTGTTTTATTACAAGTTATTTAA
- a CDS encoding 2Fe-2S iron-sulfur cluster-binding protein, whose protein sequence is MKVTIDGRDVELQEQKTILKLAKEMDINIPTLCHHEGLSNYGSCRLCIVEISNNGNAEIDTSCTRYAEDGMVIETETEKLKERRQLIGELLLAQAPESEKLKDKLQELGVTKTRFEAKDSDCIVCGRCVRACNEEVGTGAISFVGRGYETKVDTPFSINSDVCIGCTSCAEVCPTGAIEVEDEGATRYIRYFNTELELKKCEECGDYINPERMIEKLKEEDFSYYPEENFNLCVNCRRSREMNKFADKVLEASK, encoded by the coding sequence ATGAAAGTAACAATTGACGGTAGAGATGTTGAGCTACAGGAACAAAAGACCATTCTTAAATTGGCAAAGGAAATGGATATTAATATCCCAACCTTATGCCACCATGAAGGTTTAAGTAATTATGGTTCTTGTAGATTGTGTATTGTAGAAATAAGTAATAATGGTAATGCGGAGATAGACACTTCCTGTACTAGATACGCAGAGGATGGCATGGTAATTGAAACTGAAACAGAAAAGTTGAAAGAAAGGCGACAACTTATAGGCGAACTTTTATTAGCTCAGGCTCCAGAATCAGAAAAACTGAAAGATAAGTTACAAGAATTAGGAGTTACAAAAACTAGATTTGAAGCTAAAGATTCTGATTGTATAGTATGTGGTAGATGTGTTAGAGCTTGTAATGAGGAAGTAGGAACTGGAGCTATAAGCTTTGTAGGAAGAGGTTATGAGACTAAGGTTGATACGCCATTCTCCATCAATTCTGATGTCTGTATAGGATGTACCTCTTGTGCTGAAGTTTGTCCTACAGGTGCTATAGAGGTTGAAGATGAAGGTGCAACTAGATACATCCGATATTTCAATACAGAACTTGAACTTAAAAAGTGTGAAGAATGTGGAGATTATATCAATCCTGAAAGAATGATAGAAAAATTAAAGGAAGAAGACTTCTCATATTACCCAGAAGAGAACTTTAACTTATGTGTAAATTGTAGACGTAGTAGAGAAATGAACAAATTTGCAGACAAAGTTTTGGAGGCAAGTAAGTAA
- a CDS encoding M42 family metallopeptidase, with product MENKDFLKKLSNQTGISGSEEKLSKMVREVFSKYTDEIKTDPLGNLITLRKGESSSEAAPKVMLAAHMDEIGLMVKKIDDKGFLKFTTVGGIDQRTLVGQEVLIYGEEVLQGIIGVKPPHVQDANERKKAAKLKDMYVDVGRSVEEVKDLVRIGDLIIVRRDFTELNGNRVSGKALDDRAGVTMILECFKELQRLRHTADVYGVATVQEEVGVRGATTSTYGIVPDIGIAIDVCHGEMPGVSDEETSNLGEGPVITLGPQVHPKLHEELKNVAQNYDINYQIDIDTNPRGTDAFAIQITKSGIPTALISIPLRYMHTSVETIDLTDIEKGGRLLANFISQIDSEFVEGLKCF from the coding sequence TTGGAAAATAAAGATTTTTTAAAGAAATTATCTAATCAAACTGGAATTTCAGGTTCAGAAGAGAAATTATCTAAAATGGTAAGAGAAGTATTTAGTAAATATACAGATGAGATTAAAACAGACCCTTTAGGTAATTTAATTACCTTAAGGAAAGGAGAAAGCAGTTCAGAAGCAGCTCCTAAAGTGATGTTAGCTGCTCATATGGATGAAATAGGATTGATGGTTAAAAAAATAGATGATAAAGGATTCTTAAAATTTACTACTGTAGGTGGAATTGATCAGCGAACTTTAGTTGGTCAAGAGGTGTTAATTTATGGGGAAGAAGTTCTACAAGGGATTATTGGTGTGAAACCGCCCCATGTACAAGATGCAAATGAACGAAAGAAAGCAGCAAAATTAAAAGATATGTATGTAGATGTAGGTAGAAGTGTAGAGGAAGTGAAAGATTTAGTTAGAATTGGGGATTTAATAATAGTTCGAAGAGATTTTACTGAACTAAATGGAAATAGAGTTAGTGGTAAGGCATTGGATGATAGAGCCGGTGTTACTATGATTTTAGAATGTTTTAAAGAATTACAACGTTTACGGCATACAGCAGATGTTTATGGAGTGGCAACTGTACAAGAAGAGGTAGGAGTTAGAGGTGCTACAACTAGTACTTATGGCATTGTGCCTGATATTGGAATTGCTATTGATGTTTGTCATGGTGAAATGCCAGGAGTTTCTGATGAAGAGACTTCTAATTTAGGTGAGGGACCGGTGATTACTTTAGGACCTCAAGTGCATCCTAAATTACATGAAGAGTTAAAAAATGTAGCTCAAAATTATGATATTAATTATCAGATTGATATTGATACTAATCCTCGGGGGACAGACGCTTTTGCAATTCAGATTACTAAGAGTGGAATACCGACTGCTTTGATTTCTATTCCACTTAGATATATGCATACCTCTGTAGAGACTATAGATTTAACAGATATTGAAAAAGGCGGACGATTATTGGCTAATTTTATTAGTCAGATTGATTCTGAATTTGTGGAGGGGTTAAAATGCTTTTAG
- a CDS encoding VanW family protein — MNNKLFQSLILTIIFLLTPIIISNINFKTYRNQIVEPGIQLEEINLEPLNQRELKKYLKRLQNKEEINPKNAYIDPDNKKIIPEKYGAKLNIERMTNQLLTASTGTKFNLISTKIKPLITSKFILKNQKKWINLNNFKLKVSFLSTYATPLQNNNSSRLNNISIALKELTGLIINSQNSFSFNQVIGSLTAKNGYQQAPAIINNQLKPAYGGGVCQVSSTLYNTLLQANLKIVERHPHSFKVNYVPTGQDATVVPGFKDLKFKNNKKFPITIIGKIIDNKVVIYLLQIHQIN; from the coding sequence ATGAATAATAAATTATTTCAGAGCCTAATATTAACTATTATATTCTTGCTTACTCCAATTATAATCAGTAACATAAATTTTAAAACCTATAGAAATCAAATAGTAGAACCAGGAATCCAATTAGAAGAGATAAATCTGGAACCCCTTAACCAACGAGAATTAAAGAAATATTTAAAAAGATTACAAAACAAAGAAGAAATTAATCCTAAAAATGCATATATAGACCCTGATAACAAAAAAATAATTCCTGAAAAATATGGTGCTAAACTTAACATTGAAAGAATGACTAATCAATTATTAACAGCTAGTACTGGAACAAAATTTAACTTAATATCCACTAAAATCAAACCTCTAATCACATCCAAATTTATATTAAAGAACCAAAAAAAATGGATTAACCTTAATAATTTTAAACTTAAAGTAAGCTTTTTAAGCACTTATGCTACCCCTTTACAGAATAATAATTCATCAAGATTAAATAATATTAGTATTGCTTTAAAAGAATTAACCGGTTTAATAATAAACTCCCAAAATTCATTTTCATTTAACCAAGTAATTGGTAGTTTAACAGCTAAAAATGGATACCAACAAGCACCAGCAATTATTAATAATCAATTAAAACCAGCTTATGGTGGAGGTGTTTGTCAAGTTTCATCTACTCTATATAACACTTTATTACAAGCTAATTTAAAGATAGTAGAAAGACATCCTCATTCATTTAAGGTTAATTATGTACCAACAGGTCAGGATGCTACTGTAGTGCCAGGGTTTAAAGATTTAAAATTTAAAAATAATAAAAAGTTTCCAATTACTATTATAGGAAAAATAATAGATAATAAAGTAGTTATTTACTTGCTACAAATACATCAAATAAATTAA
- a CDS encoding UPF0182 family membrane protein, with product MKFIRRSIFIIVALVLILSSLFFAGIKFYTDWLWFANTGYLSVFKTIFFTKVWSQVSIGILFAIFIFINLLLTKKEILNFKEKEKFVNNNIDNDQLAAERNQLLEVVNGKRLTWVFLGISVLVSLLFGSINSDTWLIVKEFLNGSSFGITDPIFNNDIGFYIFTLPFYKLTYQLLTTMLVVSGVITGGIYLFINSKDLLSENITADSRAKYHLSVLVALFMLLKAGGYWLSRYNLLYSDRGVVFGASYTDINANLLALKILAVISAIVAIFMIISIFTRNLKLVFGGIVALIIVSIILGSVYPALIQQFRVEPNEIAKESPYIKHNIKFTKLAYNLDEIEEKEFPVDEDLIAEDIKDNAATINNIRLWDSRPLKQTYSQLQEMRLYYNFGNVDIDRYNINGEYRQVMLSARELNQDQLPNRASTWINRKLKYTHGFGLAMNYVNQITSEGFPEFLIKNIPPESSLDLKVKEPRIYFGEQTNNYVIANNRSKEFDYPVGDNNAYNDYQGPGGVELNSIIRKLAFAFRFGTAKLILNSDIQDDSRLLFYRNIKKRINRIAPFLGYDGDPYLVLNDDGRLYWIQDAYTLTNMYPYSEPFNDSLNYIRNSVKIVIDAYTGEVNYYIVDKSDPLAKTYSKIFPQLFKQFTQMPEGLKKHIRYPEDLFKIQSQLYKTYHMEDPIVFYNKEDLWTIPNEKFSGSSIQMEPYYTIMKLPDEEKEEFILMLPFTPSKKNNMISWLAAKSDGEDYGKLILYKFPKQRLIYGPMQIEARIDQDSNISQKLSLWNQRGSRVIRGNLLVIPIEQSILYVEPIYLQANQSQLPQMKRVIVAYGDELVMTRNLDAAFAKIFESTAPPEKETQPKAKIKDKDLIGIKNLTKRALNFYNQAQDSLRKGDWGEYGKRVNRLQQILERLNSEVALDSNQESNLKAE from the coding sequence ATGAAGTTTATTAGAAGATCAATTTTTATTATAGTAGCTTTAGTTTTAATTCTTAGTTCATTATTCTTTGCTGGTATTAAGTTTTATACTGATTGGTTATGGTTTGCAAATACCGGCTATCTATCAGTCTTTAAGACTATTTTCTTTACTAAAGTCTGGAGCCAGGTTAGCATTGGAATTCTTTTTGCAATCTTTATTTTTATCAATCTACTACTGACTAAGAAAGAGATCTTAAACTTCAAAGAAAAAGAAAAATTTGTAAATAATAATATAGATAATGATCAATTAGCAGCAGAAAGGAATCAATTATTAGAGGTGGTTAATGGCAAGAGATTGACTTGGGTATTCTTAGGAATAAGTGTCCTAGTTAGTCTTTTATTTGGAAGTATTAATTCTGACACATGGTTAATAGTCAAAGAGTTTTTAAATGGGAGTTCTTTCGGTATAACTGATCCTATCTTTAATAATGATATTGGATTCTATATTTTCACTTTGCCGTTTTATAAATTGACTTATCAATTATTAACTACAATGTTAGTGGTAAGTGGAGTCATTACAGGAGGAATTTATCTTTTTATTAACTCAAAAGATTTATTAAGTGAAAATATTACTGCTGATTCTAGAGCTAAATATCATCTTTCAGTATTAGTAGCTTTATTTATGTTGTTAAAAGCCGGGGGATATTGGCTATCTAGGTATAACTTACTTTATTCCGATAGAGGAGTCGTTTTTGGGGCCAGTTATACTGATATAAATGCTAATTTATTAGCTCTTAAAATTCTAGCAGTTATTTCTGCTATAGTAGCTATCTTTATGATCATTAGTATCTTTACTAGAAATTTAAAATTAGTATTTGGTGGAATAGTAGCTCTGATCATAGTTTCAATTATTTTAGGCAGTGTTTATCCAGCATTAATACAGCAGTTTAGGGTTGAACCAAATGAAATTGCCAAAGAAAGTCCATATATTAAACATAATATTAAGTTTACCAAATTAGCATATAATTTAGATGAAATCGAAGAAAAGGAGTTTCCGGTTGATGAAGATCTAATTGCAGAAGATATTAAAGATAATGCTGCAACTATTAATAATATTCGGTTATGGGATAGTAGACCTTTAAAACAGACTTATAGCCAATTACAAGAGATGAGACTATATTACAATTTTGGTAATGTGGATATAGATCGCTATAACATAAATGGTGAATATCGACAAGTAATGTTATCAGCACGAGAACTAAATCAAGATCAATTACCTAATCGAGCTAGCACTTGGATTAATCGTAAATTAAAGTATACTCATGGATTTGGGTTAGCTATGAATTATGTTAATCAAATTACTTCTGAAGGGTTTCCTGAATTTTTGATTAAGAATATACCACCAGAATCTAGTCTTGATTTAAAGGTTAAGGAACCAAGAATTTATTTTGGAGAGCAGACTAACAATTATGTAATTGCTAATAATAGATCTAAAGAATTTGATTATCCAGTTGGAGACAATAACGCATATAATGATTATCAAGGGCCAGGTGGAGTTGAACTTAATTCAATTATTAGAAAGTTAGCATTTGCTTTTAGATTTGGAACTGCAAAATTGATTCTTAATAGTGATATTCAAGATGATAGCCGTTTACTATTTTATCGTAATATTAAAAAACGGATTAATCGAATAGCTCCATTCTTAGGTTATGATGGAGACCCTTATTTAGTCTTAAATGATGATGGAAGATTATATTGGATCCAAGATGCTTATACACTTACTAATATGTATCCGTATTCTGAACCATTTAATGATTCGCTTAATTATATTCGGAATTCAGTTAAAATTGTGATTGATGCTTATACTGGTGAAGTTAATTATTACATAGTTGATAAATCAGATCCATTAGCTAAAACATATAGTAAGATATTTCCGCAATTATTTAAACAATTTACCCAAATGCCAGAAGGATTAAAGAAGCATATTAGGTATCCAGAGGATTTATTTAAGATTCAATCTCAGCTTTATAAAACATATCATATGGAGGATCCAATAGTATTCTATAATAAAGAAGACTTATGGACAATTCCTAATGAAAAGTTTTCAGGAAGCAGTATACAGATGGAACCTTATTACACAATTATGAAATTACCTGATGAAGAAAAAGAAGAATTTATTTTAATGTTACCTTTTACTCCATCTAAAAAGAATAATATGATTTCTTGGTTAGCTGCCAAATCTGATGGAGAAGATTATGGTAAGCTTATACTATATAAGTTTCCAAAACAGCGTTTAATTTATGGACCAATGCAGATAGAAGCTCGAATAGATCAAGATTCTAATATATCACAAAAATTAAGTTTATGGAACCAAAGAGGATCTCGAGTAATTCGAGGAAATCTATTAGTAATTCCAATTGAGCAATCAATATTATATGTAGAGCCTATATATTTACAAGCTAATCAGAGTCAACTACCACAAATGAAGCGTGTAATAGTAGCATATGGTGATGAATTAGTAATGACTAGAAATTTAGATGCAGCTTTTGCTAAAATATTTGAGAGTACAGCTCCACCAGAAAAAGAAACACAGCCAAAAGCTAAAATTAAGGATAAGGATTTAATAGGAATTAAAAACTTAACTAAACGTGCCTTAAATTTCTATAACCAAGCACAGGATAGTCTACGTAAAGGAGATTGGGGCGAATATGGAAAAAGAGTTAATAGATTGCAACAGATTTTAGAGAGGTTGAATTCAGAAGTAGCTTTGGATTCAAATCAAGAATCAAATTTAAAAGCAGAATAA